The Ogataea parapolymorpha DL-1 chromosome III, whole genome shotgun sequence nucleotide sequence AAATACCTATCTTCCTCGGAGTGATCAAATGCAACTATTTTTGGGTCATTCAAAATTTCCTTCATGGATTCCACTTTGTCATACACATACTTTACTTCgttgatcaaaaacttgtaAGTTTCCTTTAAAGGGGTCAGTTTCTCGAGGATAGCTCCGGTTTCACCATTTAGAGACTCCTCCGATTTTAGGTCGATAAAAGACAGCTCTGCCTTGAGCTTTCTCGAGTAGTCCAGCAAATATCTGAACTTGGAGAGCATTTGGTTCAAAACCTTATTGACGATGATTTCagtttccagctcgcgcacAAGTCGCTCGTACTCAGAATCCAGTTTTTGTGCTTCCTCAGATATATTATCACGTATTTCCATCCCACGATGGTGTTTTAATCGCACAAATCCTCCAGCAACAAGGTCCTCCGGTATATTCAGTATATTCCTCATCGCATACACCTCGAACTTGTCGAagttcttgttgatcacatGCTCCATCAAAGATTCTAGAGTGGCTGTTCCCTTCTGTATGTCTTCCACAGTGTAGCTAAAACCCGCATTTGTTTGTTCTTGTATCTCTTCCTCGTTGACTATCAcgtcgtcatcatcgttgCGTGAATGCAAGACGCgctcttgctgctgtttttcctcctcctctttatcgaattttttttgaatcAAAGCCAGCTCCAATTGCTCTGTACATCGATACATAATTTCATTGATCATGTTGATAATGTCGTCAATCACGGAGATAGGCTGAAAACCAAGATGCTCCGTCAGGAGCTGCGAAGCAAGCATCTCTGCCGACTCGTTACTCATgttgtttattttttgttttgaTGAAATACATTTATTCTACATGTGGCAGTTAAATGTGGCTAGTacattttccaaaatgctAGTGCTATATTACATCACTCTTCGTCAGAACTCAGCTCGCCGCCAATAACTTTGTTatcctcatcttcgtcgtcttcctcgtcctggTCGTACTGTGGAACCTCGGTTTTGTCGTCGGTgttgtcctcgtcatcCACGACAATAtcctctggctcctcgAACTTCTTGTGCTTTCCGTCCCTAACAACCGGCTGGCTTTCCTTATCGGAGCCGGGCTTCACCAGAGTACCCTCCATGGAAACGACTTTACCTGCAGCGTGCAAGGCTTTAATCGTAAAGCGAATCTTTCCCTCGACAGGGACACCATTTTCATCTACCCATTGACCAAGAGACTTGCCAAACTTTTCGGCATCCCCTTCGGCATTGAATTCATCCACCTGGTTGGGTATGTACCTCCACTCTGGCGGGATTCCTCCCTTTTTGATCGTGGCATTGAAGGTATCGTTGATGAGAAGACCAATGTGAGATTGAGATTGCATGTACGACCAGCCTTCAACAACATCGCCCACTTGTGGTCTCCAAACCAACAGCTCGGCTGTACACCATACAAATGCAAATGGATTGTCGTTAGCGATCTTCGCAACGGCAATTTCTGTCCCGTCTTCATCCTCAACCACATTTTCCGAGTCAAGTTGGACATTGTAGTACCCCAGAAGAACACCTTTGGCAAAAGGAACATAGGTCATAAGCATGTGGTCGAGATGTTGCTGTTTAATTCCATTGATTGGCGAGTTTATATGGCATGGAGCGAGAGACAAATAAAGCCGGGCTTTCATTTTGTGGAAACACTTCGACAACCCAGTTTCATCCACAGGATTGGTTGATTTATGAGATATTACATTGTACATGTCTTTTGCCGTGCGCGAGCTGGCAGAGAATCTTCTCTTCACCCCAATAGACATGTTcgaatattttatttcaattggaaaattttttttttttagaGCCGCACCGCGATAAGAGGAAGCACACTTCAACTCAACGtcttttgaaaagcttAGTCAACTTTCGCGAAGGTCCAGGAGATTCAGGAGAGTTGATCACACTCATCATAGAGAACTTTCCATTCACCTCCACAGGAATGCTATTCGTGTTGACCTTGCTGAAACCTTCAAATTCTCCTCCAACCATAGAGCCCTGAAACTTCCGGAACGCCAGTCCTTCTTGGGAATTGAGTTGCTTGGTTCTGTTTCGGAACTGTGGCTTGTACGACGACCATTTCTGCCGCATCTGTTTTTGCATTTGCTGTGGGGTCGGAgcgtcttcgtcctcgctATATTCGGGGACCCCTGTAAAGCGTACTTTCTTGATCACTTCCCCATTTGCATCAAGCTCAGGCGACGAATTCTCAGGAACAACTAGCACATTTCCAAGATTCTGTGGGGGGCCGTTTTGGCGTGTAGACGAGGCCCGCGAACGTGTTTTGATCGAAGAATTCTCGCTTGTTTTGTTAGGCGAGTTCCGTGTGGCAATGTTGTCTACTTCGGGACCTTTTGCGGTCTCGTCACCTTCTGGAATCGAGCTCACTGGCCTTTGCGACAAACTGCCAGACCTACTACGCGACACAGAATTCGATGGAGACGCGCGTCCCGCCGCGTTATTCCCTGGTGACTGTAGGTTTTCGCTACCCTGTAGTGATCCTGATCGAGATCTGTTTGTTTGGACCTGGAAGTCTGGGAAGTTGCTCTGTTTGAGCGAATTTAGCGGGCTGGTGGGGAATTCTGCATCACTTTGCAGCGAGTTGCTTCTGCTTCCTGAGTTTGA carries:
- a CDS encoding Kinetochore-associated protein MTW1 translates to MSNESAEMLASQLLTEHLGFQPISVIDDIINMINEIMYRCTEQLELALIQKKFDKEEEEKQQQERVLHSRNDDDDVIVNEEEIQEQTNAGFSYTVEDIQKGTATLESLMEHVINKNFDKFEVYAMRNILNIPEDLVAGGFVRLKHHRGMEIRDNISEEAQKLDSEYERLVRELETEIIVNKVLNQMLSKFRYLLDYSRKLKAELSFIDLKSEESLNGETGAILEKLTPLKETYKFLINEVKYVYDKVESMKEILNDPKIVAFDHSEEDRYLNGRIKGILEELGLTKVDKSSESNPQVQLDLVQKLNNFLDKELQ